One segment of Leuconostoc lactis DNA contains the following:
- the rplA gene encoding 50S ribosomal protein L1 — protein sequence MTQKHGKKYAAALAKVDAEKNYALNDAVALVKEIDYANFDASVEVVFNLNVDTRQADQQLRGAVVLPNGTGKDKKVIVFAQGDKAKEAEAAGADVVGAADLVAQIQGGWLDFDTAIATPDMMAQVGRVARVLGPKGLMPNPKTGTVTMDVTKAVSDAKGGQVTYRTDRDGNVAVPVGRVSFEDGKLAENIKTIAETVLKARPAAVKGTYVQHVSIASTFGPSVTLDINTL from the coding sequence ATGACTCAAAAGCATGGTAAGAAGTACGCCGCAGCTTTAGCAAAGGTTGACGCTGAAAAGAACTACGCCTTGAACGATGCCGTGGCATTGGTTAAGGAAATTGATTACGCTAACTTCGACGCATCAGTTGAAGTTGTCTTCAACTTGAACGTTGACACACGTCAAGCCGACCAACAATTGCGTGGCGCTGTTGTGTTGCCAAACGGTACAGGTAAGGACAAGAAGGTTATCGTCTTTGCGCAAGGCGACAAGGCTAAGGAAGCGGAAGCTGCTGGTGCCGATGTTGTTGGTGCTGCTGACTTGGTTGCACAAATCCAAGGCGGTTGGTTAGACTTTGACACAGCTATTGCGACACCTGACATGATGGCTCAAGTTGGTCGTGTTGCCCGTGTATTGGGACCTAAGGGCTTGATGCCAAACCCTAAGACTGGTACTGTGACAATGGACGTGACTAAGGCTGTTTCAGATGCCAAGGGTGGTCAAGTGACATACCGTACAGACCGTGACGGAAACGTTGCTGTACCTGTTGGTCGTGTTTCATTTGAAGATGGTAAGTTGGCTGAAAACATCAAGACAATTGCTGAAACTGTTTTGAAGGCTCGTCCAGCTGCTGTTAAGGGCACATACGTACAACACGTATCAATTGCCTCAACATTTGGCCCATCAGTAACATTGGACATCAACACATTGTAA
- the rplJ gene encoding 50S ribosomal protein L10 has translation MSEKAIALKAQKVEEVAEQFKNAASVVVVDSRGLTVAQSTELRQQLREEGVSLEVIKNKILTRAAEKAGFAELNDIFVGPSAVAFSSEDAIAPSRILKKFADANEKLEIKGGVVDGNIANLDDINKYASLPSREGLLGQLMAEFQFSIRSFAYAVKAVQEKLEEEGGEAAAPAAEEAPVAEAAAEEAPSAE, from the coding sequence ATGAGTGAAAAAGCTATTGCGCTTAAGGCACAAAAGGTTGAAGAAGTTGCTGAACAATTCAAGAACGCTGCTTCAGTAGTTGTGGTCGATTCTCGTGGATTGACAGTTGCGCAATCAACAGAATTGCGTCAACAATTACGTGAAGAAGGCGTGTCTCTTGAAGTGATCAAGAACAAGATTTTGACACGTGCTGCTGAAAAAGCTGGTTTTGCTGAATTGAACGACATCTTTGTCGGTCCTTCAGCCGTAGCCTTCTCAAGTGAAGACGCTATTGCGCCATCACGTATCTTGAAGAAGTTTGCTGACGCCAACGAAAAGTTGGAAATCAAGGGTGGTGTTGTTGACGGCAACATCGCTAACTTGGACGACATCAACAAGTATGCATCTTTGCCATCACGCGAAGGTTTGCTTGGTCAATTGATGGCCGAATTCCAATTCTCAATCCGTTCATTTGCATATGCTGTTAAGGCTGTGCAAGAGAAGTTGGAAGAAGAAGGTGGCGAAGCTGCTGCACCTGCTGCTGAAGAAGCACCAGTTGCGGAAGCTGCAGCCGAAGAAGCACCATCTGCTGAATAA
- the rplK gene encoding 50S ribosomal protein L11, translated as MAKKVTQVVKLQIAAAKATPAPPVGPALGQAGINIAQFTKEFNARTADQAGSIIPVEISVFDDRSFEFVTKTPPAADQLRKIVGKGSGEPNTKKVGNVTLDQIRAIAENKMADLNANDLTAAMRMIEGTARSMGVTVDGVDLTVEGTAIKEDAE; from the coding sequence GTGGCTAAAAAAGTTACACAAGTAGTTAAGCTACAAATTGCCGCTGCTAAAGCAACACCAGCACCACCTGTTGGTCCAGCTTTGGGACAAGCCGGCATTAACATCGCGCAATTCACAAAGGAATTTAACGCGCGTACTGCAGACCAAGCGGGTTCAATCATTCCGGTTGAAATCTCTGTTTTCGATGATCGTTCATTCGAATTCGTGACAAAGACACCACCTGCTGCTGATCAATTGCGTAAGATCGTTGGTAAGGGTTCAGGGGAACCTAACACTAAGAAGGTCGGAAACGTTACTTTGGATCAAATCCGTGCAATTGCTGAAAACAAGATGGCTGACCTGAACGCCAACGACTTGACAGCTGCTATGCGTATGATCGAAGGTACAGCACGTTCAATGGGTGTTACTGTTGATGGTGTTGACTTGACTGTTGAAGGTACAGCAATCAAGGAGGACGCAGAATAA
- the rplL gene encoding 50S ribosomal protein L7/L12 encodes MAFDKDAIIASLKDATILDLAELVSAIEEEFNVSAAAPVAAAGAADGAAAAKTDFDVELTSAGSAKVKVIKAVREATGLGLKEAKDLVDNAPSIVKEGLDEAAANELKAALEESGASVTLK; translated from the coding sequence ATGGCTTTTGATAAAGACGCGATTATCGCATCATTGAAGGATGCAACAATCTTGGATTTGGCTGAATTGGTTTCAGCAATCGAAGAAGAATTTAACGTTTCAGCAGCAGCTCCTGTAGCAGCAGCTGGTGCAGCTGACGGCGCAGCCGCAGCAAAGACAGACTTCGACGTAGAATTGACTTCAGCAGGTTCTGCTAAGGTTAAGGTTATCAAGGCAGTTCGTGAAGCAACTGGTCTTGGATTGAAGGAAGCTAAGGACTTAGTTGACAACGCACCTTCAATCGTTAAGGAAGGTCTTGACGAAGCAGCCGCTAACGAATTGAAGGCAGCTTTGGAAGAATCTGGCGCATCAGTAACTTTGAAGTAA